A single window of Limnothrix sp. FACHB-406 DNA harbors:
- a CDS encoding NAD(P)H-quinone oxidoreductase subunit O yields MPVKKGSFVRAIREKLENSVEATASDQRFSSYLFESKGEVLDLRGDYALVKWCKVPTPNIWLRLDQLEEFSG; encoded by the coding sequence ATGCCCGTCAAAAAAGGTTCCTTTGTTCGTGCCATTCGCGAAAAGCTAGAAAACAGCGTCGAAGCAACCGCCAGTGATCAGCGCTTTTCTTCCTACCTATTTGAAAGCAAAGGAGAGGTGCTAGATCTGCGCGGTGACTATGCCTTGGTGAAGTGGTGCAAAGTGCCAACCCCCAATATTTGGCTCCGCTTGGATCAACTCGAAGAATTTTCAGGTTAA
- the pip gene encoding prolyl aminopeptidase has protein sequence MSLFPPIDPYRQGTMPVSDRHTLYFEESGNPTGKPIVILHGGPGGGSQPSYRQYCDPTQWRIVQFDQRGCGRSQPHADLTDNTTWDLVADIERLREHLAIEQWVVFGGSWGSTLALAYAETHPDRCLGLILRGIFMLRPQELRWFYQEGASYLFPEAWAQYLEPIPPAERHDLMGAYYRRLTDKNPAVRRQAAKAWAVWEASTSKLIPDADLQAAFADPFFAEAFARIECHYFVHGGWFDPADQLLQRVDRIRHLPAVIVHGRYDVVCPVVSAWELHQAWPEAELQIIPDAGHSMAEPGILKALVAATQRFAQLKV, from the coding sequence ATGAGTTTATTTCCGCCGATCGACCCCTATCGCCAAGGGACAATGCCCGTTTCCGATCGCCACACCCTCTACTTTGAAGAAAGTGGCAATCCCACCGGCAAGCCGATCGTGATTCTGCATGGCGGGCCCGGCGGTGGCAGCCAACCGAGCTATCGGCAATATTGCGACCCGACCCAGTGGCGAATCGTGCAATTTGACCAGCGCGGTTGTGGCCGCAGCCAGCCCCATGCGGACTTGACCGACAACACCACTTGGGATTTGGTGGCGGATATTGAGCGTTTGCGGGAGCATTTGGCGATCGAGCAATGGGTGGTGTTTGGGGGCAGTTGGGGCAGCACCCTCGCCCTGGCCTATGCAGAAACCCATCCCGATCGCTGTTTGGGGTTGATTTTGCGGGGAATTTTCATGCTGCGGCCCCAGGAACTGCGCTGGTTTTATCAAGAGGGAGCCAGCTATTTGTTTCCCGAAGCCTGGGCCCAATACCTAGAGCCAATTCCCCCAGCCGAGCGACATGATCTGATGGGGGCTTACTACCGTCGCCTGACAGATAAAAATCCAGCGGTGCGACGACAAGCGGCCAAAGCCTGGGCCGTGTGGGAAGCCAGCACCAGCAAGCTCATTCCCGATGCGGATTTGCAGGCGGCCTTTGCCGATCCCTTTTTTGCGGAGGCCTTCGCCCGAATTGAGTGCCACTACTTTGTCCATGGGGGCTGGTTTGACCCGGCCGATCAACTGCTGCAACGGGTCGATCGGATCCGCCATTTGCCCGCCGTCATTGTCCACGGCCGCTATGACGTGGTTTGCCCGGTGGTTTCTGCCTGGGAATTACACCAAGCCTGGCCGGAAGCCGAGTTGCAGATCATCCCCGACGCGGGCCACTCCATGGCGGAACCGGGAATTCTGAAGGCATTGGTGGCGGCAACCCAACGTTTTGCCCAACTGAAAGTCTGA
- a CDS encoding peroxiredoxin: MTEGCLRVGQVAPDFTATAVSDQEFKEIKLSNYRGKYVVLFFYPLDFTFVCPTEITAFSDRYAEFSQLNAEVLGVSVDSAFSHLAWIQTDRKSGGVGDLSYPLVSDIKKEISTAYNVLTEEGIALRGLFIIDKEGVIQHATINNLAFGRSVDETLRVLQAIQYVQTHPDEVCPAGWQPGEKTMNPDPVKSKDYFAAL; encoded by the coding sequence ATGACCGAAGGTTGCCTCCGTGTGGGCCAAGTTGCCCCTGACTTCACCGCTACGGCCGTTTCTGACCAAGAGTTCAAAGAAATTAAGCTGTCGAACTACCGTGGCAAGTATGTAGTCCTATTTTTCTATCCCCTGGACTTCACTTTTGTCTGCCCCACGGAAATCACGGCCTTCAGCGATCGCTACGCTGAGTTCTCGCAACTGAACGCCGAAGTATTGGGCGTTTCGGTGGACAGCGCCTTCTCGCACCTGGCTTGGATCCAAACCGATCGCAAGTCCGGCGGTGTGGGCGATCTGAGCTACCCGTTGGTTTCGGACATCAAGAAGGAAATCAGCACCGCTTACAACGTGCTGACTGAAGAAGGCATTGCCCTGCGCGGCCTGTTCATTATTGACAAGGAAGGTGTGATTCAACACGCCACCATCAACAACCTGGCCTTCGGCCGCAGCGTGGATGAGACCTTGCGCGTGCTGCAAGCGATTCAATACGTGCAAACTCACCCCGATGAAGTGTGCCCCGCTGGTTGGCAACCGGGCGAAAAGACGATGAATCCGGATCCTGTGAAGTCGAAGGACTATTTTGCCGCCCTGTAA
- a CDS encoding DUF2203 domain-containing protein, protein MSRRPSPSSADRPDPLPKEPLSEEAEFSAFLAQLSDRLAATETAMGQVRSRLEQVRADRERRASLGHQVEVVRADLARARDREIRSELTQTIQTLQRELEELDLALESRLFADSGLKEVFWQAVRFGSLGVVLGWLLKLWAG, encoded by the coding sequence ATGAGTCGTCGCCCATCCCCATCATCTGCCGATCGCCCGGATCCTTTGCCTAAGGAGCCTTTGTCTGAGGAGGCGGAGTTTTCGGCTTTTTTAGCCCAGTTGAGCGATCGGTTAGCGGCGACGGAAACCGCCATGGGCCAGGTGCGATCGCGCTTGGAGCAGGTGCGGGCCGATCGGGAGCGGCGAGCCAGTTTGGGCCATCAGGTGGAAGTGGTGCGGGCGGATTTGGCCCGGGCGCGCGATCGAGAAATTCGCAGCGAATTAACGCAAACGATCCAGACCTTGCAGCGGGAGCTGGAAGAGTTGGACTTGGCCTTGGAAAGTCGCCTCTTTGCGGACAGCGGTTTAAAGGAAGTGTTTTGGCAAGCGGTGCGGTTTGGCAGTTTGGGAGTGGTGTTGGGTTGGTTGCTCAAGCTATGGGCCGGTTAA
- a CDS encoding polyribonucleotide nucleotidyltransferase, protein MQEIDKSISFDGRDIRLKIGLLAPQAGGSVLIGSGDTAVLVTATRSSAREGIDFLPLTVDYEERLYAAGRIPGSFQRREGRPPEKAILTGRLIDRPLRPLFPNWLRDDIQVVATTVSLDPDVPPDVLAVTGASIATLLAQIPFQGPMAAVRVGLVGDEFIINPTYAEIEKGELDLVVAGSPDGVVMVEAGANQLPEADIIEAIDFGYEAVRDLIQAQRDIIAELGLELVTAEPPAIDTTLEDFIRSRTTGEIKGILSQFELGKTRRDAALDALQATVAQEIADRADDDAIKVAATADPKALPKVFKAVTKSLMRRQIVEDGVRVDGRKLDEVRQVSCRAGVLPPRVHGSGLFQRGLTQVMSVVTLGTPGDAQELDDLHPDEQKRYLHHYNFPPYSVGETRPMRSPGRREIGHGALAERALVPVLPPKDAFPYVLRVVSEVLSSDGSTSMGSVCGSTLSLMDAGVPIAKPVSGAAMGLIKEGEEIRVLTDIQGLEDFLGDMDFKVAGTDSGITALQMDMKITGLDMGTIAKAIEQARPARLHILEKMMAAIDQPRGDLSKFAPRLLTFRIDPSDIGMVIGPGGKTIKGIVEETGAKIDIEDSGLVTVSSNDGEKAKRAAQIVQNMTRKIEVGSVFVGKVTRTIPIGAFVEFLPGKEGMIHISQLADRRVGKVEDVVAVGDEVIIKVREIDNRGRINLTRLGIHPDEAAAARDAAEAAAT, encoded by the coding sequence ATGCAAGAAATTGACAAGTCAATATCCTTTGATGGAAGGGATATTCGGCTGAAGATCGGTTTGCTCGCACCCCAAGCTGGTGGATCGGTACTGATTGGGTCGGGCGATACCGCAGTGTTAGTAACCGCCACCCGTTCCTCAGCGCGCGAGGGCATTGATTTTCTTCCCCTCACTGTTGATTACGAAGAACGGCTGTATGCCGCCGGCCGCATTCCGGGTAGCTTCCAACGCCGCGAAGGTCGCCCGCCGGAAAAGGCAATTTTGACTGGGCGCTTAATCGATCGCCCCCTGCGCCCGCTGTTCCCGAATTGGTTGCGCGACGATATCCAAGTGGTGGCCACCACCGTGTCCCTCGATCCCGACGTGCCGCCGGATGTGCTGGCCGTGACGGGTGCTTCGATCGCCACCTTGCTGGCCCAAATTCCCTTCCAGGGGCCGATGGCGGCGGTGCGCGTGGGTTTGGTGGGCGACGAGTTCATCATCAACCCCACCTATGCGGAAATTGAAAAGGGTGAATTGGATCTGGTGGTTGCCGGATCGCCCGATGGCGTGGTGATGGTGGAGGCGGGGGCCAATCAACTGCCCGAAGCGGACATCATCGAGGCGATCGACTTTGGCTATGAAGCCGTGCGCGACTTGATTCAAGCGCAACGGGACATCATCGCTGAATTGGGTCTGGAGCTGGTGACGGCGGAACCCCCCGCGATCGACACCACCCTCGAAGACTTCATTCGATCGCGCACCACGGGCGAAATCAAAGGCATCTTGTCGCAATTTGAGCTGGGCAAAACCCGGCGCGACGCGGCCTTGGATGCCCTGCAAGCCACTGTGGCCCAGGAAATTGCCGATCGGGCCGATGACGACGCGATCAAAGTGGCCGCCACCGCTGACCCCAAGGCCCTGCCCAAGGTCTTCAAGGCTGTCACCAAGTCCCTGATGCGTCGCCAAATCGTTGAAGATGGCGTGCGCGTTGATGGGCGCAAACTGGACGAAGTGCGGCAGGTCTCCTGCCGGGCCGGGGTGTTGCCCCCGCGCGTTCATGGCAGCGGCCTGTTTCAACGGGGCTTGACCCAGGTGATGTCCGTGGTGACGCTGGGGACTCCCGGCGATGCCCAAGAACTGGACGACCTGCACCCGGACGAACAGAAGCGCTACCTGCACCACTACAACTTCCCGCCCTACTCGGTGGGTGAAACCCGCCCGATGCGATCGCCCGGTCGCCGGGAAATCGGTCACGGGGCCTTGGCAGAACGGGCCCTGGTTCCCGTGTTGCCGCCGAAGGATGCCTTCCCCTACGTGTTGCGCGTGGTGTCGGAAGTATTGTCCTCCGATGGTTCCACCTCCATGGGGTCCGTTTGCGGCTCCACCCTGTCCCTGATGGATGCCGGTGTGCCGATCGCCAAGCCCGTCAGCGGCGCAGCGATGGGCCTAATTAAGGAAGGTGAAGAAATTCGCGTCCTCACCGACATCCAAGGTCTGGAAGACTTCCTGGGTGACATGGACTTCAAGGTGGCTGGCACCGACAGCGGCATCACCGCCTTGCAAATGGACATGAAGATCACCGGGTTGGACATGGGCACGATCGCCAAGGCGATCGAACAGGCCCGCCCGGCGCGTCTGCACATCCTGGAAAAGATGATGGCGGCGATCGATCAACCGCGTGGCGACCTGTCGAAGTTTGCCCCGCGCCTGCTGACCTTCCGGATCGACCCGAGCGACATCGGCATGGTGATCGGGCCCGGTGGCAAAACGATCAAGGGCATCGTCGAAGAAACCGGCGCGAAAATCGACATCGAAGACAGCGGCTTAGTCACCGTGTCCTCGAACGATGGCGAAAAGGCCAAGCGCGCGGCCCAAATTGTCCAAAACATGACCCGCAAGATCGAAGTGGGCAGCGTGTTTGTGGGCAAAGTCACCCGCACGATCCCGATCGGGGCCTTTGTGGAATTCTTGCCCGGCAAAGAAGGCATGATCCACATTTCCCAACTGGCCGATCGGCGTGTGGGCAAAGTCGAAGACGTGGTGGCCGTGGGTGATGAGGTGATCATCAAGGTGCGCGAAATTGACAATCGCGGCCGGATCAACCTGACTCGTTTGGGCATCCACCCCGACGAAGCGGCGGCGGCCCGCGATGCGGCCGAAGCAGCGGCCACCTAA
- a CDS encoding gamma-glutamyl-phosphate reductase has translation MVGNPLVNSGALDLFGALAAAARGRSALVAMRGGERSRALKVMAKALRAAQNEILEANTLDLEASREKANSGLPSLWIKFTPDRLQQVADMLDRLADLPDPTRQAIRATHQTQYLQSYCQLMPLGTIALVHEGLPELGAIAAGMGIKTGNSMILYGSSDTKHTNAAIAAALTDGLTAGELPPECVTAIPPDRDISMRDLLAQERYLNLIVAYGRPKLVQQASQFATVPILGAAIGNCYLYWALSGELDVVRWAISDSHQGDPEAVNAIEKVLVHERHNRSMLGVLFGSLQTDGFEVRVDAHLQQDFPDLPLAADDEWNRPYLTKTVAFRTVASVEEAIAVIHTQSSGHADCIATESYREAHQFASRLDSASTYINASPRFQRNPRGSASVFLGMSNQKGYRRGAIGLDMLTTIKQIVQGDG, from the coding sequence ATGGTTGGAAATCCCCTGGTTAATTCGGGAGCGCTGGATTTATTTGGGGCATTGGCGGCGGCGGCCCGAGGGCGATCGGCCCTGGTGGCCATGCGTGGTGGCGAGCGATCGCGGGCGCTGAAAGTGATGGCCAAGGCTTTGCGAGCCGCCCAAAACGAAATTTTGGAAGCCAACACACTGGACTTGGAAGCCAGCCGCGAAAAGGCCAACAGCGGCTTGCCGTCCCTGTGGATTAAGTTCACGCCCGATCGATTGCAACAGGTGGCCGATATGCTCGATCGGCTGGCGGATTTGCCCGACCCCACTCGGCAGGCCATTCGCGCCACCCACCAAACCCAATACCTACAAAGCTATTGCCAACTGATGCCCCTGGGGACGATCGCCCTGGTGCATGAAGGCCTGCCGGAACTGGGGGCGATCGCGGCGGGCATGGGCATCAAAACCGGCAACAGCATGATTTTGTATGGCAGCAGCGACACCAAGCACACCAACGCGGCAATCGCGGCGGCCCTCACCGATGGGCTGACGGCTGGAGAATTGCCGCCCGAATGTGTCACAGCCATTCCGCCCGATCGGGATATTTCCATGCGCGACCTGCTGGCCCAGGAGCGCTACTTGAACCTGATTGTGGCCTATGGCCGGCCAAAGCTGGTGCAACAGGCCAGTCAGTTTGCCACCGTGCCCATTCTGGGCGCAGCGATCGGCAATTGCTATCTCTACTGGGCCCTGTCCGGCGAGTTAGACGTGGTGCGTTGGGCCATTTCCGACAGCCACCAGGGCGATCCGGAAGCGGTGAACGCGATCGAAAAGGTGCTGGTTCACGAGCGCCACAACCGATCGATGTTGGGGGTGCTCTTTGGCTCCTTGCAAACGGACGGGTTTGAAGTGCGGGTCGATGCCCATTTGCAACAGGATTTTCCTGACTTGCCCTTGGCAGCCGATGATGAGTGGAATCGGCCCTATTTAACCAAAACCGTTGCGTTTCGCACCGTGGCCAGCGTGGAAGAGGCGATCGCGGTGATTCACACCCAAAGCAGCGGCCACGCGGACTGCATCGCCACCGAGTCCTATCGAGAAGCCCACCAATTTGCCTCCCGCCTCGACAGCGCCTCCACCTACATCAATGCCTCACCCCGATTCCAGCGCAATCCCCGGGGCAGTGCTTCGGTGTTTTTGGGCATGTCGAATCAAAAGGGCTATCGACGCGGGGCGATCGGCCTGGACATGTTGACCACCATCAAGCAAATTGTCCAAGGGGACGGCTAA
- the nth gene encoding endonuclease III yields the protein MPVSTRKWAAKQQVAIEILDRLKVLYPDATCSLNYETPVQLLVATILSAQCTDERVNLVTPALFARFPDAVALAGADRAELEALVRSTGFYRNKAKNIQGACQMILDRFGGELPKRMEELLLLPGVARKTANVVLAHAFGINAGVTVDTHVKRLAYRLGMTEHQDPVRIERDLMRLLPQPDWENWSIRLIYHGRAVCDARKPACDRCQLADLCPQKGLGATTTKAKPQSTARSTGKTSSKSNSKASSSTAKAKTPPKP from the coding sequence ATGCCGGTAAGCACTCGTAAGTGGGCCGCCAAACAACAGGTGGCGATCGAAATTCTTGATCGCCTGAAAGTGCTCTATCCCGATGCCACATGCAGCCTGAATTATGAAACACCCGTGCAATTGTTGGTGGCGACAATTCTGTCGGCCCAATGCACCGATGAGCGGGTGAACCTGGTCACACCAGCTCTGTTTGCAAGGTTTCCCGACGCGGTGGCCCTGGCCGGGGCCGATCGAGCCGAGTTGGAAGCCTTGGTGCGATCGACCGGCTTCTATCGCAACAAAGCCAAGAATATCCAGGGCGCTTGCCAAATGATCCTGGACAGATTTGGCGGCGAACTGCCCAAGCGGATGGAGGAACTGCTGTTGCTGCCGGGGGTGGCGCGTAAAACGGCGAATGTGGTGCTGGCCCACGCCTTTGGCATCAATGCGGGCGTGACGGTGGACACCCATGTGAAGCGCCTGGCCTATCGCTTGGGCATGACTGAGCATCAGGATCCGGTGCGGATTGAGCGCGATTTGATGCGGCTGTTGCCCCAACCGGACTGGGAAAATTGGTCGATTCGGCTGATTTATCACGGGCGGGCCGTTTGCGATGCCCGGAAACCGGCTTGCGATCGCTGCCAGTTGGCGGATCTATGTCCCCAAAAGGGACTGGGCGCAACGACAACCAAGGCCAAACCCCAATCCACTGCCCGATCGACCGGCAAAACCAGCAGCAAATCTAATAGCAAAGCCAGTTCCAGCACAGCTAAGGCCAAAACACCCCCCAAACCCTAG
- a CDS encoding CBS domain-containing protein, producing the protein MAATVADVMSRDPIVVRRDTSLIEVIKLLAEQRISGVPVVDEAGQLIGVVSESDLMWQETGVDVPPFITILDSVIYLKNPLQFEKELHKALGSTVADVMSDRVKTTKPDTLLRDATRHLLEGNIHRMPVVDDAGAIVGILTRGDIIRAMANGLQ; encoded by the coding sequence ATGGCTGCAACGGTTGCCGATGTAATGAGCCGCGATCCGATCGTCGTCCGTCGTGACACCTCCCTCATCGAGGTCATCAAACTCCTGGCGGAACAGCGCATTAGCGGCGTGCCCGTGGTGGATGAAGCGGGGCAGTTGATTGGGGTCGTGTCGGAAAGCGATCTGATGTGGCAAGAGACCGGCGTGGATGTGCCGCCGTTCATCACCATTTTGGACAGTGTGATTTATCTCAAAAATCCCCTGCAATTTGAAAAGGAATTGCACAAGGCCTTGGGCAGTACGGTGGCCGATGTGATGAGCGATCGGGTGAAAACCACCAAGCCCGATACATTGCTGCGCGATGCCACGCGGCATTTGCTGGAAGGCAATATTCACCGAATGCCCGTGGTAGATGATGCGGGAGCGATCGTGGGCATCCTGACTCGGGGCGACATCATTCGAGCCATGGCCAACGGGTTGCAATAG
- the crtB gene encoding cyanoexosortase B, with protein sequence MTADRPVANRSDWLDRALLPAGAACLALAYGPLLVHWVRGWLTKDISIEHEYFSYGLIGLPFAAYLAWEKRSRWQRLADRSHPVGWGLLGLSVAFYLSGVADWVNLSFPIALWGLCGVWKGAAGWRLMAAPLVFTTLATPNEVPYLISPYVVGLQRFIAAMAGFLLNQVGLEAQVEGIYLYVRDRAVEVAPHCAGLKMLLTCWYVGLMAIYWCGTVRGRSPIALFLVGTTVISVLMNVFRNTILAYLHGTGQDGLFDFMHEGTGGDLYSAVMLLTVVLWFRIIERFVGEGPDAALAPSPSKVAPRPDPIAPEDQPEVAERDPDF encoded by the coding sequence ATGACTGCCGATCGCCCCGTTGCAAATCGTTCTGACTGGCTTGATCGGGCCCTGTTGCCAGCGGGGGCGGCCTGCTTGGCCCTGGCCTATGGGCCGCTGTTGGTGCATTGGGTGCGCGGTTGGCTCACCAAAGACATCAGCATTGAGCATGAATATTTCAGCTACGGCCTGATTGGGCTGCCCTTTGCGGCCTATTTGGCATGGGAAAAGCGATCGCGCTGGCAGCGATTGGCGGATCGATCGCACCCGGTGGGCTGGGGGCTGTTGGGGTTGAGCGTGGCGTTTTACCTGAGCGGCGTGGCCGATTGGGTGAACCTGTCGTTCCCGATCGCCCTCTGGGGGCTTTGTGGTGTTTGGAAAGGGGCGGCCGGTTGGCGGCTGATGGCGGCCCCCTTGGTCTTCACCACCCTGGCCACGCCTAACGAGGTTCCCTACCTCATTTCGCCCTATGTGGTGGGGTTGCAGCGGTTCATTGCCGCCATGGCTGGTTTTTTGCTGAACCAAGTGGGACTGGAAGCGCAGGTGGAGGGCATTTATCTCTACGTGCGCGATCGGGCGGTGGAAGTGGCTCCCCACTGCGCGGGCCTGAAAATGCTCCTGACCTGTTGGTATGTGGGACTGATGGCCATCTATTGGTGCGGCACGGTGCGGGGGCGATCGCCCATCGCTCTGTTTTTGGTGGGAACGACGGTCATCAGCGTGTTGATGAATGTCTTTCGGAACACGATTTTGGCCTACTTGCACGGTACGGGTCAGGACGGCCTGTTCGACTTCATGCATGAGGGAACCGGCGGCGACCTGTATTCAGCCGTGATGTTGCTGACTGTGGTGCTTTGGTTCCGAATCATTGAGCGGTTTGTGGGCGAAGGGCCGGATGCTGCCCTGGCCCCATCGCCCTCGAAGGTTGCGCCCCGACCTGACCCGATCGCGCCGGAGGATCAACCGGAAGTCGCAGAACGAGATCCCGATTTCTAG
- a CDS encoding amidohydrolase — protein MISTLPTAPGIDLSKLRLDVRNLLPQLVSWRRQFHQYPELGFQEALTAAFVCDRLREWGIDYQAGIAKTGIVAVIKGSQPGPTIALRADMDALPVQEQNEVPYRSRHEGKMHACGHDGHTAIALGTAYYLAHHRSQLAGTIKLIFQPAEEGPGGAKPMIEAGVLHNPDVDAIFGLHLWNNLPLGTVGVRPGPLMAAVELFACTLFGKGGHGAMPHQTIDSVLVGAQIVTALQTIVARNIDPIDSAVVTVGEFHAGTAKNVIADQARLAGTVRYFNPALEGVIRERVESIIAGICAAHGARYELDYRSIYPATVNDPAAADRVRRVAETVIETPIGVVPNCQTMGGEDMSFFLKEVPGCYFFVGAANPDRGLAFPHHHPRFDFDETALAMGVELFLRIIESFNTP, from the coding sequence GTGATTTCCACCTTACCCACCGCTCCAGGAATTGACCTATCGAAGTTACGGTTAGATGTGCGAAATTTGTTGCCGCAATTGGTGTCTTGGCGGCGACAGTTTCATCAGTACCCAGAGTTGGGATTTCAAGAGGCCCTGACGGCCGCTTTTGTGTGCGATCGCCTGCGAGAGTGGGGTATTGATTACCAAGCGGGCATCGCCAAAACCGGCATTGTGGCGGTCATTAAAGGCAGCCAACCGGGCCCAACCATTGCCTTGCGGGCCGATATGGATGCCTTGCCCGTGCAAGAGCAAAACGAAGTGCCCTATCGATCGCGCCACGAGGGCAAAATGCACGCCTGCGGCCACGACGGCCACACGGCGATCGCCCTGGGCACGGCCTATTATTTGGCCCACCATCGATCGCAACTGGCCGGAACCATCAAGCTGATTTTTCAGCCGGCCGAAGAGGGGCCCGGCGGCGCAAAACCGATGATCGAAGCCGGGGTGCTGCACAATCCCGATGTGGATGCCATCTTTGGGCTGCATTTGTGGAATAACTTGCCGCTGGGTACGGTAGGCGTGCGGCCGGGGCCGTTAATGGCGGCGGTGGAACTGTTTGCTTGCACCCTGTTTGGGAAAGGCGGCCATGGAGCCATGCCTCACCAAACGATCGACTCGGTGTTGGTGGGGGCGCAAATTGTCACGGCTCTGCAAACGATTGTGGCTCGCAACATTGACCCGATCGATTCGGCGGTGGTGACCGTGGGCGAATTTCACGCGGGCACGGCCAAAAACGTGATCGCAGATCAGGCCCGCTTGGCTGGCACGGTGCGCTATTTCAATCCGGCCCTAGAAGGGGTGATTCGGGAGCGGGTGGAGTCGATTATTGCGGGCATTTGCGCCGCCCACGGGGCCCGGTACGAACTGGACTATCGATCGATCTATCCGGCCACGGTCAACGATCCGGCCGCAGCCGATCGGGTGCGACGGGTGGCCGAAACGGTGATTGAAACGCCGATCGGGGTTGTGCCCAACTGCCAAACCATGGGCGGTGAGGATATGTCCTTTTTCCTAAAGGAAGTCCCCGGTTGCTATTTCTTTGTGGGGGCGGCCAATCCCGATCGGGGCTTAGCGTTCCCCCATCACCACCCCCGTTTTGATTTTGATGAAACGGCGCTGGCCATGGGAGTGGAGTTGTTTTTGCGGATCATCGAATCCTTTAACACGCCCTAA
- a CDS encoding TerB family tellurite resistance protein — MLKPPPPPPIAPKQMNLLRVVAAMAWADGHLADEEIEVMLDRFSQLFARDGQQSIELKQDLREYLVQNLPLAEIVPKLTNDADKELALELAYETIASSARTPDEAVINAEESAAYGELVRLLALSPDVVKRIESNSNQAGASKQDLIEFLAQKLAETDLS, encoded by the coding sequence ATGCTAAAACCGCCACCACCTCCCCCGATCGCCCCCAAGCAAATGAACCTGCTGCGGGTGGTTGCTGCCATGGCCTGGGCCGACGGACATTTGGCCGACGAAGAAATTGAAGTGATGCTCGATCGCTTCAGCCAACTGTTTGCCCGCGACGGCCAACAATCGATCGAACTGAAACAAGACTTGCGGGAATATTTGGTGCAAAATCTGCCCCTGGCAGAAATTGTGCCTAAGCTCACCAACGACGCTGACAAAGAATTGGCCCTGGAATTGGCCTATGAAACCATTGCCTCCAGCGCCCGCACGCCCGATGAAGCGGTGATTAATGCCGAAGAATCCGCCGCCTATGGTGAATTGGTGCGGCTGTTGGCCCTGTCGCCGGACGTGGTGAAACGGATTGAATCGAACAGCAATCAGGCCGGGGCTTCCAAGCAAGACCTAATTGAGTTCTTGGCTCAAAAGCTCGCAGAAACCGACCTGTCCTAA